From one Gemmatimonadaceae bacterium genomic stretch:
- the gyrA gene encoding DNA gyrase subunit A: MTAPNARERILPRLIDEEIKESFINYSMSVIVSRALPDVRDGLKPVHRRVLYAMNELGLLPGRPYKKSATVVGDVLGKYHPHGDSSVYDALVRMVQDFSLRYPLVDGQGNFGSMDGDGAAAYRYTEARLTRMAVELLNDIDQNTVDFAPNFDDRLEEPRVLPSGFPNLLVNGSSGIAVGMATNIPPHNLKEVVSAVVALIDNPELDGPALRKFVKGPDFPTGGYIYGRAGIADYQDTGRGRIVMRARAVIEEKESSGKSQIVITEVPYQVNKAKLVQDIAELVREQKLTGISALRDESDRDGIRVVVELKRDAIPRVVLNQLYKHTAMQSTFGVIMLALVPDPNTRQLVPKVLTLKQCLEHYIEHRHEVIVRRTQFQLDKALEREHILEGLKIAVDNIDEVIKLIRAAEDTPTASLQLQSRFGLSERQAEAILNMRLAKLTGLERDKLEEELKEVRAEILNLRSILESKPRRMEILKGELLKVAETYGDARRTEIVSDEGEFSIEDLIAEEEMVVTISHGGYIKRTRLSLYNKQARGGRGKASADLKENDFMERFYVASTHTYMLIFTNDGRCFWLKVHELPEAGRNTRGKPIVNLINVTPDTRIRAIVVTKEFSDTEFLLFCTKNGTVKKTALSQYSNPRSTGIKAIKIEEDDELMDVQMTSGNNDVVLATRDGLSVRFHESDVREMGRDTTGVKGIELKINDAVVGMVVIKREATLLVVTEKGLGKCSEVSEYRVQKRGGKGIKTLDLTAKTGHVVALMEVVPEDELMLMTKGGIAIRTKVSEIRVTGRIAQGVKLVALDDQDVVSAVARVIPEDKDEGEGDGAADAPEAGDGE; encoded by the coding sequence ATGACCGCTCCCAACGCCCGCGAACGCATCCTGCCCCGTCTGATCGACGAGGAGATCAAGGAATCGTTCATCAACTACTCCATGAGCGTCATCGTCTCGCGCGCCCTCCCGGACGTGCGTGACGGTCTCAAGCCCGTGCATCGCCGCGTGCTGTACGCCATGAATGAGTTGGGGCTGCTCCCCGGCCGCCCGTACAAGAAGTCGGCGACGGTCGTCGGTGACGTGCTCGGCAAGTATCACCCACACGGCGACAGCAGCGTGTACGACGCGCTTGTCCGCATGGTGCAGGACTTCTCGCTGCGCTACCCGCTCGTCGATGGTCAGGGCAACTTCGGCTCGATGGACGGCGACGGCGCGGCCGCCTACCGCTACACCGAAGCGCGCCTGACGCGCATGGCGGTGGAGCTGCTCAACGACATCGACCAGAACACGGTCGACTTCGCGCCCAACTTCGACGACCGGCTCGAAGAGCCGCGCGTGCTGCCGAGCGGCTTCCCGAACCTGCTGGTGAACGGGTCGTCGGGCATTGCCGTTGGCATGGCCACGAACATCCCGCCGCACAACCTCAAGGAAGTCGTGAGCGCCGTGGTCGCGCTCATCGACAACCCGGAGCTCGACGGGCCGGCGCTGCGCAAGTTCGTGAAGGGCCCGGACTTCCCGACCGGCGGCTACATCTACGGCCGCGCCGGCATCGCCGATTATCAGGATACCGGCCGTGGCCGCATCGTGATGCGCGCGCGCGCCGTGATCGAGGAGAAGGAATCGAGCGGCAAGTCGCAGATCGTCATCACCGAGGTCCCGTACCAGGTCAACAAGGCCAAGCTGGTGCAGGACATCGCCGAGCTGGTGCGTGAGCAGAAGCTCACCGGCATCAGCGCGCTGCGTGATGAGTCCGACCGCGACGGGATCCGCGTGGTGGTGGAGCTCAAGCGCGATGCGATTCCGCGCGTGGTGCTCAACCAGCTGTACAAGCACACCGCCATGCAGAGCACGTTCGGTGTGATCATGCTGGCGCTCGTGCCCGATCCGAACACGCGCCAGCTCGTGCCGAAGGTGCTCACGCTCAAGCAGTGCCTCGAGCACTACATCGAGCACCGCCACGAAGTGATCGTGCGCCGCACCCAGTTCCAGTTGGACAAGGCGCTGGAGCGCGAGCACATCCTGGAAGGGTTGAAGATCGCCGTCGACAACATCGACGAGGTGATCAAGCTCATCCGCGCCGCCGAGGACACGCCCACCGCCAGCCTGCAGCTCCAGTCGCGCTTCGGGCTCTCCGAGCGGCAGGCGGAAGCGATCCTCAACATGCGCCTGGCCAAGCTCACCGGCCTCGAGCGTGACAAGCTGGAAGAAGAGCTCAAGGAAGTGCGCGCCGAGATCCTCAATCTGCGCAGCATCCTGGAGTCGAAGCCGCGTCGCATGGAGATCCTCAAGGGCGAGCTGCTCAAGGTCGCCGAGACGTACGGCGATGCGCGCCGCACGGAGATCGTGAGCGACGAAGGCGAGTTCTCGATCGAAGACCTGATCGCCGAAGAGGAGATGGTCGTGACCATCTCGCACGGCGGCTACATCAAGCGCACGCGCCTGTCGCTGTACAACAAGCAGGCGCGGGGCGGACGTGGGAAGGCGAGTGCGGACCTGAAGGAAAATGACTTCATGGAACGCTTCTACGTGGCGAGTACGCACACGTACATGCTCATCTTCACCAACGACGGCCGCTGCTTCTGGCTCAAGGTGCATGAACTGCCGGAGGCCGGGCGCAACACGCGCGGCAAGCCGATCGTGAACCTGATCAACGTCACCCCCGACACGCGCATTCGCGCCATCGTGGTGACCAAGGAGTTCAGCGATACCGAATTCCTGCTCTTCTGCACCAAGAACGGCACGGTGAAGAAGACGGCGCTGAGCCAGTACTCGAACCCGCGCAGCACGGGCATCAAGGCCATCAAGATCGAGGAAGACGATGAGCTGATGGACGTGCAGATGACGAGCGGCAACAACGACGTGGTGCTCGCCACGCGGGACGGCCTCTCGGTCCGCTTCCATGAGAGCGATGTGCGCGAGATGGGACGCGACACCACCGGCGTGAAGGGCATCGAGCTCAAGATCAACGATGCCGTGGTCGGCATGGTGGTCATCAAGCGCGAAGCCACGCTGCTGGTCGTGACGGAGAAGGGGCTCGGCAAGTGCAGTGAGGTGAGCGAGTACCGCGTGCAGAAGCGTGGTGGCAAGGGGATCAAGACGCTCGATCTCACAGCCAAGACCGGCCATGTGGTCGCGCTCATGGAGGTCGTCCCCGAGGATGAGCTCATGCTCATGACGAAGGGCGGTATCGCGATCCGCACCAAGGTGAGCGAGATTCGCGTGACCGGACGGATTGCGCAGGGCGTCAAGCTCGTGGCGCTCGATGATCAGGATGTGGTCTCGGCCGTCGCGCGCGTCATCCCTGAGGACAAGGATGAAGGCGAGGGCGACGGCGCCGCTGACGCTCCCGAGGCGGGTGACGGCGAGTAA
- a CDS encoding CoA-binding protein: protein MGGEVVTGKLTTDPAAWRSRLLESSASLTRVLERVQRVAVIGIKPAQVGGPAFYVPEVMQAVGYEIVPVPVYYPEVEVILGAPVHRSLRTIEGPIDMVQIFRRPADVPRHLDEILAAAPQVVWMQLGIRHDAVAETLAKAGIDVVQDRCVKVELARMGR from the coding sequence ATGGGTGGGGAAGTGGTAACCGGGAAGCTAACGACTGACCCCGCCGCATGGCGGTCACGGCTGCTGGAGAGCAGCGCGTCCCTGACGCGCGTGCTGGAACGGGTGCAGCGCGTCGCGGTGATCGGCATCAAGCCCGCGCAGGTGGGCGGCCCCGCGTTTTACGTGCCGGAAGTGATGCAGGCCGTGGGCTACGAGATCGTCCCGGTCCCGGTCTACTATCCGGAGGTCGAGGTGATCTTGGGCGCGCCGGTGCATCGATCCCTGCGCACCATCGAGGGCCCGATCGACATGGTGCAGATCTTCCGGCGCCCGGCGGATGTGCCCCGGCACCTGGACGAGATCCTGGCGGCGGCCCCGCAGGTGGTCTGGATGCAGCTCGGGATCCGCCACGATGCGGTCGCCGAGACGCTCGCCAAGGCCGGCATTGACGTGGTGCAGGACCGCTGCGTGAAGGTCGAGCTGGCCCGGATGGGGCGGTAA
- the odhB gene encoding 2-oxoglutarate dehydrogenase complex dihydrolipoyllysine-residue succinyltransferase has product MSSIKVPPLGESIVEATVSRWLKKEGDTVATGDTLVELETDKITVEVPALEGGVLVKRLKAEGDVVAVGEALGELGAAGAAVAAPATANATANATANATANATANATANATAPAAAPVAAPTASEAKVSPAAARLATESGINPADVTGTGRGGVVSKADVMAASAPTASAGAAPASPSAKETGAAPAAAAPSAPSPSAPRETREKMTTRRKRIAENLLQSQHATAHLTTFNEIDMTAITALRERLKDRVEKEQGVKLSFMPFFAKAATLALKAYPVVNAQIDGETIVYKHYVNMGIAVASDAGLVVPNIKDCDQKSVVQIGKDIGAVAKRARDGKLSMDDLTGGTFTITNGGVFGSLVSTPIINYPQVGILGLHKIQDRPVAIEGKVEIRPMMYIALSYDHRIIDGQQAVLFLVRVKELMEDPAAMLVY; this is encoded by the coding sequence ATGTCGTCCATCAAAGTCCCGCCGCTTGGCGAATCGATCGTTGAGGCCACCGTTTCCCGTTGGCTCAAGAAAGAGGGCGACACGGTCGCCACGGGTGATACGCTCGTGGAGCTCGAGACGGACAAGATCACGGTCGAAGTGCCCGCGCTCGAAGGGGGCGTGCTGGTGAAGCGGCTCAAGGCCGAGGGCGACGTGGTGGCCGTTGGCGAAGCGCTCGGTGAACTCGGCGCCGCTGGCGCAGCCGTTGCGGCGCCCGCCACGGCGAACGCCACGGCGAACGCCACGGCGAACGCCACGGCGAACGCCACGGCGAACGCCACGGCGAACGCCACGGCGCCGGCTGCCGCGCCAGTCGCGGCCCCGACCGCGAGCGAGGCCAAGGTCTCCCCCGCCGCTGCGCGCCTGGCGACAGAGTCCGGGATCAACCCCGCCGATGTGACCGGCACGGGCCGCGGCGGCGTGGTGAGCAAAGCCGACGTGATGGCCGCGTCCGCGCCCACGGCCTCCGCGGGCGCCGCGCCAGCCAGCCCCTCCGCGAAAGAAACAGGAGCGGCGCCAGCCGCCGCCGCTCCCTCCGCGCCCTCGCCATCCGCTCCGCGCGAGACTCGGGAGAAGATGACGACCCGGCGCAAGCGGATTGCCGAGAATCTGCTGCAGTCCCAGCACGCCACGGCGCACCTGACGACCTTCAACGAAATCGACATGACCGCGATCACGGCGCTCCGCGAGCGCCTCAAGGATCGGGTCGAGAAGGAACAGGGCGTCAAGCTGTCGTTCATGCCCTTCTTCGCGAAAGCGGCGACGCTCGCGCTCAAGGCGTATCCGGTGGTGAACGCGCAGATCGACGGCGAGACGATCGTCTACAAGCACTACGTGAACATGGGCATCGCGGTGGCCAGCGACGCCGGGCTCGTGGTGCCGAACATCAAGGACTGCGACCAGAAGAGCGTCGTGCAGATCGGCAAGGACATCGGCGCCGTCGCCAAGCGGGCGCGCGATGGCAAGCTGTCGATGGATGACCTCACCGGCGGCACGTTCACGATCACGAACGGCGGCGTCTTCGGCTCACTCGTCTCGACGCCGATCATCAACTACCCCCAGGTCGGCATCCTGGGCCTCCACAAGATCCAGGATCGCCCCGTGGCGATCGAGGGCAAGGTGGAGATCCGCCCGATGATGTACATCGCCCTCAGCTACGACCACCGCATCATCGACGGCCAGCAGGCCGTGCTGTTCCTGGTCCGCGTGAAGGAGCTGATGGAAGATCCCGCCGCGATGCTCGTCTATTGA
- a CDS encoding sigma-70 family RNA polymerase sigma factor gives MNMTESETPPNEIDSDQDVISRVLAGDRDAFATLIGRYSDPLYRHALGMTGSPDVAEDILQTSFIKAYHHLGEVRGRFDAWLFRIVANGCKDWLKNIRRTHLSYDEDDQPSGYATPDEDLDRTELRQDLDSALAQLAPSLREAFIMKHVEGRSYEEMADLLGTTVGALKMRVHRAREALQALLEEKYA, from the coding sequence GTGAACATGACGGAATCCGAAACTCCTCCGAACGAGATCGACTCCGACCAGGACGTCATCAGCCGAGTGCTCGCGGGCGACCGCGATGCCTTTGCGACGCTGATCGGCCGATACAGTGATCCGCTGTATCGACATGCACTTGGCATGACGGGCTCGCCTGACGTCGCCGAGGACATTCTCCAGACGTCGTTCATCAAGGCCTATCACCATCTCGGTGAAGTCCGTGGACGATTCGACGCCTGGCTGTTCCGGATCGTGGCCAACGGGTGCAAGGACTGGCTGAAGAACATTCGGCGCACGCACCTGAGCTACGACGAAGACGATCAGCCATCCGGCTATGCGACGCCTGATGAAGATCTGGACCGTACCGAGTTACGGCAGGATCTCGACAGCGCGCTGGCACAGCTGGCCCCATCGCTCCGCGAAGCCTTCATCATGAAGCATGTGGAAGGGCGTTCGTACGAAGAGATGGCGGACCTCTTGGGGACCACTGTCGGGGCACTGAAAATGCGCGTGCATAGGGCACGTGAAGCACTTCAGGCTCTGCTCGAGGAGAAATACGCGTGA
- a CDS encoding diguanylate cyclase — protein MATSRILVADDDEAVLESVTWLLQENGYDVVPARGGNACLEQLEKKAPDLLLLDILMPDADGCQLLERIKGEERWRDLPVLMLSAQPPEEASVRSLGLGAADFIRKPYRPKELLARVQAQLRMGALLRSTRLALVRTEEALLRAQQDADSRRKLVDILHEVTGDLSVTELFHLLVRRAARALNVSHCSVVLAQPGDQTATVVAAFEDPTLQHLTVQLERYPELKAALESGQPMLIEDVDTHAIYDNVRGLWDAEGIEMQIRSVIALPFSIDRGQYGVFLVRRTKEQERFGPEDLEFAEAVLTAAVAVIQRAQLVESTMADNARLEQLAQTDPLTQLLNRRALTERITAEMERALRYDSTLALLMIDLDHFKRINDTFGHLVGDDVLRDVAQLLAQTIRGSDIVARYGGEEFLVLLPETDDAGAESFAERIRVAVETHPFAREALAEPLRLTASVGVAVFPAARIENVEDLFQRADAALYRAKAEGRNRVRM, from the coding sequence ATGGCGACGTCGCGCATCCTGGTAGCCGACGACGACGAAGCAGTACTCGAATCCGTGACCTGGTTGCTCCAGGAGAACGGATACGATGTCGTGCCTGCCCGCGGCGGAAATGCGTGCCTGGAGCAGTTGGAGAAGAAGGCGCCGGATCTCCTGCTGCTCGACATCCTCATGCCTGATGCGGACGGCTGCCAGCTGCTGGAGCGCATCAAGGGCGAAGAGCGCTGGCGCGATTTGCCGGTGCTCATGCTCTCGGCGCAGCCGCCCGAGGAAGCCTCCGTGCGCTCCCTGGGGCTCGGGGCGGCCGACTTCATTCGCAAGCCGTATCGCCCCAAGGAGCTGCTCGCCCGCGTGCAGGCGCAGCTGCGCATGGGGGCGCTGCTGCGCTCCACGCGTCTGGCGCTCGTGCGCACCGAAGAGGCGCTGCTGCGCGCCCAACAGGATGCCGACAGCCGCCGGAAGCTGGTGGACATCCTGCACGAGGTCACGGGCGACCTGTCGGTCACCGAGCTCTTTCATCTGCTGGTGCGGCGCGCGGCGCGTGCGCTCAACGTCTCGCACTGCTCCGTGGTCCTTGCGCAGCCCGGTGATCAGACCGCGACCGTCGTGGCGGCCTTTGAAGATCCGACGCTGCAGCACCTCACGGTGCAGCTGGAGCGCTATCCGGAACTCAAGGCGGCGCTCGAAAGTGGCCAGCCGATGCTGATCGAAGACGTCGATACACACGCGATCTATGACAACGTGCGCGGCCTGTGGGACGCCGAAGGGATCGAGATGCAGATCCGCTCGGTGATCGCACTGCCGTTCTCCATCGACCGCGGCCAGTACGGGGTCTTCCTGGTGCGGCGTACGAAGGAGCAGGAACGCTTCGGTCCGGAGGATCTCGAGTTCGCCGAAGCGGTGCTGACGGCCGCCGTGGCGGTCATTCAGCGCGCGCAGCTCGTCGAAAGCACCATGGCCGACAACGCGCGCCTCGAACAGCTCGCCCAGACCGACCCGCTCACGCAGCTGCTCAACCGCCGTGCGCTCACCGAGCGCATCACGGCCGAGATGGAGCGGGCGCTCCGCTACGACAGCACGCTGGCGCTGCTGATGATCGACCTCGATCACTTCAAGCGCATCAACGACACCTTTGGGCACCTCGTGGGTGACGACGTGCTCCGTGACGTGGCGCAGCTGCTCGCGCAGACCATCCGCGGCAGCGACATCGTAGCGCGCTACGGCGGCGAGGAGTTTCTGGTGCTGCTCCCCGAAACCGATGATGCCGGCGCCGAAAGCTTCGCCGAGCGCATTCGCGTGGCGGTCGAGACGCATCCGTTCGCGCGCGAGGCGCTGGCGGAGCCGCTCCGGCTCACCGCCTCGGTGGGGGTGGCGGTCTTCCCGGCCGCCCGCATCGAGAACGTCGAGGATCTCTTCCAGCGCGCCGACGCCGCGCTCTATCGCGCCAAGGCCGAAGGGCGGAACCGCGTCCGCATGTAG
- the lpdA gene encoding dihydrolipoyl dehydrogenase produces MSSPNSPQHSADVVVIGGGPGGYVAAIRAAQLGLTVTCVEAEPTLGGTCVSVGCIPSKALLQSSEHVEWLRLHAAEHGVKVSDVAIDLPAMMARKTDVVAQNTKGIEFLFKKNKVTWARGEGTLKPGNLVEVRAADGTMTTWQGRHIIIATGSVPVQLPFLPFDERRVLSNVGALQIPEVPTHLIVVGGGVIGLELGSVWRRLGAKVTVVEYAPTILPGNDDDIVKEADRIFRKQGLEIHVGTKVTGAEVRGDGVTLHIEKDGAASHVSGDYVLVSVGRKPSLRGIDAAALGLQLGARGEIAVNDQMRTNLPNVFAIGDAVGGKLLAHKAEDEGVIAAEVIAGKPVHMHYRTMPGVVYTWPEIATVGLTEQEVKASGRAYKVGKFPFSANGRARTMGETQGFVKFVVDKSTDEILGCHMIGPHVADNLAQVVLAMEYRGSAEDIGITVHSHPTLSETVKEAALSALGRAIHM; encoded by the coding sequence ATGAGCTCCCCGAACTCTCCCCAGCACAGCGCCGATGTCGTGGTCATCGGCGGAGGCCCCGGCGGCTATGTCGCTGCCATCCGCGCCGCGCAGCTCGGCCTCACCGTCACCTGCGTCGAAGCCGAGCCCACTCTGGGTGGGACCTGCGTCAGCGTCGGCTGCATCCCGTCCAAGGCACTCCTCCAGTCCTCCGAACACGTGGAGTGGCTGCGGCTCCATGCCGCCGAACATGGCGTGAAGGTGAGCGACGTCGCGATCGATCTGCCGGCCATGATGGCCCGCAAGACGGACGTCGTGGCGCAGAACACCAAGGGGATCGAGTTCCTCTTCAAGAAGAACAAGGTCACCTGGGCCCGCGGCGAAGGCACGCTCAAGCCCGGCAACCTCGTGGAGGTGCGCGCCGCTGACGGCACGATGACCACGTGGCAGGGTCGGCACATCATCATCGCGACCGGCTCGGTGCCGGTGCAGCTCCCCTTCCTGCCGTTCGATGAACGCCGCGTGCTGTCGAACGTCGGTGCGCTGCAGATCCCGGAGGTGCCAACGCATCTCATCGTGGTCGGCGGCGGCGTGATCGGCCTCGAACTCGGCTCGGTGTGGCGTCGCCTGGGCGCCAAGGTCACGGTGGTCGAGTACGCGCCCACGATTCTGCCGGGCAACGACGACGACATCGTGAAGGAAGCCGACCGGATCTTCCGCAAGCAGGGGCTCGAGATCCATGTCGGCACCAAGGTCACCGGCGCCGAGGTGCGCGGCGATGGCGTCACGCTGCACATCGAGAAGGACGGCGCGGCGAGCCACGTCAGCGGTGACTACGTGCTCGTGAGCGTGGGGCGCAAGCCGTCGCTGCGCGGTATCGACGCCGCCGCACTCGGCCTGCAGCTGGGCGCTCGCGGCGAGATTGCCGTGAACGATCAGATGCGCACCAACCTGCCGAATGTCTTCGCCATCGGTGACGCCGTCGGCGGCAAGCTCCTCGCGCACAAGGCCGAAGACGAAGGCGTCATTGCCGCCGAGGTGATTGCCGGCAAGCCGGTGCACATGCACTACCGCACGATGCCGGGCGTGGTCTACACGTGGCCCGAGATCGCGACGGTGGGGCTCACCGAGCAGGAAGTGAAAGCGAGCGGCCGTGCGTACAAGGTCGGCAAGTTCCCCTTCAGCGCCAACGGTCGCGCGCGCACGATGGGCGAAACGCAGGGCTTCGTGAAGTTCGTCGTCGACAAGAGCACCGACGAGATCCTTGGCTGCCACATGATCGGCCCGCATGTGGCCGACAACCTGGCGCAGGTGGTGCTGGCGATGGAGTACCGCGGGAGCGCGGAGGATATCGGGATCACGGTGCACTCGCATCCGACGCTGAGCGAAACGGTGAAAGAGGCGGCGCTGTCGGCGTTGGGCAGAGCGATTCACATGTAA
- a CDS encoding CoA transferase, translating into MQPLPLEGLKVLDLSRVLAGPLCTMMLGDLGATVIKIERPKTGDDTRGWGPPFDDRGESAYFLSVNRNKASVAADFRQPEDQALLHALASEADLVVENYLPGTLEQFGLDAASMMARYPRLLWCTISGFGPDSRRPGYDFVTQAESGWMAITGDPTGAPMKHGVALVDVITGKDAAIGLLALLVARERAAAPLPAAQRHLHVTLADSARAALVNVAQNALVSGRDARRWGNAHANLVPYQLFEAADRPFVIAVGADGQWPPAMRALALDVLADDPDLRTNAGRLAHRARVVQAIADQVRTQPATFWMTRLEAAGVPCGVVRTVQESLAELPGDVSTAARTGVPPLWNGRVRLAPPRMDEHGVSVRAKQWSFADDLPIPLSVDV; encoded by the coding sequence ATGCAGCCACTTCCGCTTGAAGGCCTCAAAGTGCTCGATCTGTCGCGCGTGCTCGCCGGCCCGCTCTGCACGATGATGCTCGGCGATCTCGGGGCGACCGTCATCAAGATCGAACGGCCCAAAACCGGCGACGATACCCGCGGTTGGGGCCCGCCGTTCGACGATCGGGGCGAATCGGCGTACTTCCTGAGCGTCAATCGCAACAAGGCGTCGGTCGCCGCGGACTTCCGGCAGCCAGAGGACCAGGCCCTGCTGCATGCGCTCGCCAGTGAGGCCGATCTGGTCGTGGAGAACTATCTGCCGGGGACACTCGAGCAATTTGGGCTTGATGCTGCATCGATGATGGCGCGATATCCGCGCTTGCTCTGGTGTACCATCTCCGGTTTCGGCCCCGACAGTCGCCGGCCGGGCTACGATTTCGTCACCCAAGCCGAAAGTGGCTGGATGGCGATTACCGGCGACCCGACCGGCGCGCCGATGAAGCATGGCGTGGCCCTGGTGGACGTCATTACCGGAAAGGACGCCGCGATCGGGCTCCTCGCCCTCCTGGTCGCCCGCGAGCGCGCCGCGGCGCCCCTGCCGGCGGCGCAGCGCCATCTGCACGTCACCCTGGCCGACAGTGCGCGGGCGGCGCTGGTGAACGTCGCGCAGAACGCGCTGGTGAGTGGGCGCGATGCACGGCGATGGGGGAACGCGCACGCCAATCTCGTCCCCTATCAGCTCTTCGAGGCGGCCGACCGGCCGTTCGTGATCGCCGTGGGGGCCGACGGGCAGTGGCCGCCGGCCATGCGCGCACTGGCGCTCGACGTGCTGGCCGACGATCCCGACCTGCGCACCAATGCCGGTCGGTTGGCGCATCGCGCGCGCGTGGTGCAGGCCATCGCGGACCAGGTGCGCACCCAGCCGGCGACGTTCTGGATGACGCGCCTCGAAGCCGCCGGGGTCCCCTGTGGCGTGGTCCGCACCGTCCAGGAGTCGTTGGCGGAGCTCCCGGGCGATGTTTCGACCGCGGCACGCACCGGCGTGCCGCCGCTGTGGAATGGCCGTGTTCGCTTGGCGCCACCGCGAATGGATGAGCACGGCGTTTCAGTGCGGGCAAAACAGTGGAGTTTTGCCGATGACCTGCCGATACCACTCAGCGTAGACGTGTGA
- a CDS encoding zinc-binding dehydrogenase, with amino-acid sequence MRALTFAAHGGPDQLRVVSDAPTPGVDAPDAVRVRIIAAALNRLDLWVLAGIPGSRIVPGMPLGSDGAGVVDAVGSAVTSVKPGDRVLLNPGVVDRQCRCEYCRDQDQPLCLTYGILGEHRPGTIAEYVTVPEANVRTFPETISWEAAAAFPLATLTAWRMLHTRARLRAEDQVLIWGIGGGVALASLQIARLTGATTWVTSGSTDKLARAQALGADHGLDHREPDLGKRIRAATGKRGVDVVIDSVGEATWPQSLIALGRRGRLVTCGGTSGPFVQVDVRRMFWNQWTLMGSTMGNDAEFDAMTAHFRAGALQPPVDSVWRLDEAARGYARLESGQQFGKVVIRVADP; translated from the coding sequence ATGCGCGCCCTAACCTTCGCCGCCCACGGCGGCCCCGACCAGCTCCGGGTGGTGTCCGACGCCCCGACCCCGGGCGTCGACGCGCCCGATGCGGTGCGCGTCCGGATCATCGCCGCCGCTCTGAACCGTCTCGACCTGTGGGTGCTCGCCGGGATTCCCGGCTCGCGCATTGTGCCCGGCATGCCGCTCGGCTCGGACGGCGCCGGCGTCGTCGATGCCGTCGGGTCGGCCGTCACCAGCGTCAAGCCGGGCGACCGGGTGCTGCTCAATCCGGGCGTGGTCGATCGCCAGTGCCGCTGCGAGTACTGCCGCGACCAGGACCAGCCGCTCTGCCTCACCTACGGCATTCTCGGGGAGCACCGCCCGGGGACGATCGCCGAGTACGTCACCGTCCCCGAAGCCAACGTCCGTACTTTCCCCGAGACGATCAGCTGGGAGGCCGCCGCGGCCTTTCCGCTGGCGACGCTGACCGCCTGGCGGATGTTGCACACCCGGGCCCGCCTGCGTGCTGAAGATCAGGTGCTCATCTGGGGGATCGGCGGCGGTGTGGCCCTGGCGTCGCTGCAGATCGCCAGGCTCACCGGCGCCACGACCTGGGTCACCAGCGGCTCTACCGACAAGCTGGCCCGCGCGCAGGCGCTCGGCGCCGATCATGGCCTCGACCACCGCGAGCCCGATCTGGGGAAGCGCATTCGCGCCGCGACCGGGAAGCGCGGGGTCGATGTGGTGATCGACTCGGTGGGCGAAGCTACCTGGCCGCAGTCGCTCATCGCGCTCGGCCGACGCGGCCGCCTGGTGACCTGCGGGGGGACGAGTGGCCCCTTCGTGCAGGTCGATGTCCGCCGCATGTTCTGGAACCAGTGGACGCTGATGGGCTCCACCATGGGCAACGACGCCGAGTTCGATGCCATGACCGCACACTTCCGGGCCGGCGCCCTGCAGCCACCCGTCGACTCGGTGTGGCGTCTCGACGAAGCCGCCCGCGGCTACGCCCGTCTCGAATCGGGGCAGCAGTTCGGGAAGGTGGTCATCCGGGTGGCCGACCCGTGA